DNA from Actinomyces sp. oral taxon 897:
CATGAGCGCGGCCGAATTCAAATCCTTCATCCAGGACGAGGACGTCAGCTGGGCGAAGATCAAGATCACCACCACCAGGAACTCGAGCAGCAGCTGCCCGACCAAGCTCACGATCGGCAAGTCGACTTTCAAACCGGCCAACGAGTCGGGAGAATGCTACGAACCGGACGGCGTCGTTCTGTACTCCCCGTCCTCGGACGGGTCGGTGCTCATGCGAGTGTCCACCGATCCGACGAGCACGTCCACGGGCATGTGGCTCAGCGGCGCGTGGACCGTCAAGGACGGTGAGACCATCGACTTCCCCGGCAACAGCTTCGACGAGGGAACCGTCTTCTACCTCGTCAATCCCGAACTCATCGTGGCCCGTGACACGAGCGGAGAGCTCACCGCCTACCGCCCCGGCAAGAAGTAGGCCGGGCGGGGCGAGCCGCGCCCCCGGTCGCACCTCCGCGGCCGGGCGGCGGGGCAGAAGTACAAGAAATTGTGTACTCGCGGGCGCCGGGCGGGGGCGCGCGTCCCCATACCATGTGGGCATGACCGCCTCCCCATCGTCCCCAGCCGACCCGCCGGGCCCGTCGTCCCAGCCGTCCCCAACCAACTCGGGTGCGGCCGGGTCCGACGCCGACGCGGACCGCCTGGCCGCCTCCTCCCCCTCCACCCCGGCCGCCGAGCTGGCCCGCATCGCCGCCTCCCGACCCGACCTGCACCCCGCCCTGGCCACCAACCCCGCCACCTACCCCGACCTCGTCGACTGGCTGCGCACCTCCCCCGACCCCGCCGTCCAAACCGCCCTCACCCAGCGCACGGCCGCGCCCGCCCAACCAGAACCGACGCAAGCGGCACCGGCACAGGCGAAAGCACCCGCCAAAACGACAGACGCCCCCACGAACCCGTCAACGTCCACCGCGCCCGCACCGACCGCCAAGACGAAGCGAAAGACCAGGCTCCCGCGCCCCGCCGTCATCGCCGTCGTACTCGTGACCGTCCTCGTTCTAAGCAGCGCGGCCTGGGCCGGGATCCGCTTCTTGGGAGCGGGGAGCTCGCCTGTGTCCGGACCGGCCGAGAACGCGTCGAAGACCCCCTCGGCCGGCCCGACCACGAATGTGGCCGTGCCCGACGCCGCCTGGGCCGACGGCGCCCACGAGGCGTGGAGCCTCGACGCCGGGGAGAAGGAGAGGACCTCGATCACCGTCGTCGACGATCAACTCTTCGTCACCACATACACTCCGGAATCCACTCCCGCCTCGATGATCGCCTACTCCATCTCCGGCGCCGAGCCGGAGAAGCAGTGGGAGACCCAGATGCGCGACATGGAAGGATATCAGCGCGGCGTCTGGGGCGATTATCTTATCGTCGGCGGCGAACTCATCAGTCGCTCGGACGGCCAGAACACGCGTGCGCCGTGGTCCGATCCCGACGTCCTCATCGTCATCAATGACACGGCGATCGCCTGCCGCAAGTCGAACGCCTGCGAGGCCTGGAGGTCCTCCGACCCCGCCTCCCGGGTGTGGAGCATCACCGCCGAGGGCTGGCAGGCGCTCCTCGGCATCGACGGAATGAGATTCGACTCGCGCACGAACGTCCATGCCGGGGAGCGCACCATTATCGCCCTGTCCCCGAAGACGCTCGTGGACGTCGACACCGGGGAGACCTTCGACCTGAGTTCGGACGATTACACCTCCGTGACCGCCACCACCGATGGCTGGGTCGCTTACAACGGCAGTGAATACACGATCCTGTCCCCCACGGGCGAGAAGAAAGACACTTTCCGAGCCGGAAGCGGGTGGGATCCGGATAAACAGTTCGGGGCGACGCCGTCGCAGGAGTGGCCCTCCAGCGAGCAGTACCGCGGGCACGTCGAAGAGGGGGACCTCTCCTGGGCCGAGGCTTCCGTGAGCTACACCGGCCTGGGAAAGGACGGGTGCGACGTCAGCATCAGCTTCGACGGGACCACGATTGAGAGCAGGATCGAGTCGACGGGCACCAATTGCATGACATATCCCTCCGTCTACTCCCCCTCCGAGGGCGGGGAAGTCATGATGGCCCTGCTGGACTCGCCGTTCTCCCCCGAGTCCGCCCGTATTATGAAGGCCTGGACGCTCGCCGACCAGCGAGAAATCACCTTCCCCGGATCGAATACGGAGAAGAGCATCTTCTACCTCGCCAACCCCTCCCTCATAATCGCGTTGGACTACCAGAGCGGGCGGGTCACGGCGTACGCGCCGGGGAAGGGATGACTGACCGCGGCCGACCCGGCCCTCAGGCCGACTCGCCGCGCGCCAGACCCCGCAGGACGTACTGGAGAATGCCGCCGTTGCGGAAGTAGTCGGCCTCGCCGGGGGTGTCGATGCGCACGGTCGCGTCGAAGGAGACGACCGACCCGTCGGCCTTCGCCGCCTCCACCTTCACAGTCCGGGGCGTGACGCCGTCGTTGAGTGCCGTCAGCCCCGTGACGGTGAAGGTCTCGGTGCCCTCCAGGCCCAGGCTCGCGGCCGACTCACCGGCCGGGAACTGGAGGGGGACCACGCCCATGCCAATGAGGTTGGAGCGGTGGATGCGCTCGAAGGACTCGGCGATGACCGCCTTGACCCCCAGCAGCGCGGTGCCCTTGGCCGCCCAGTCACGTGAGGAGCCGGACCCGTACTCCTTGCCGCCCAGCACCACCAGGGGGACGCCCGCGGCCTGGTAGGCCTGGGAGGCGTCGAAGATGGACTCCTGCTCACCGGTGAGGAAGTTGCGGGTGTACCCGCCCTCCACGCCGTCAAGCAGCAGGTTGCGCAGCCTGATGTTGGCGAAGGTGCCGCGGATCATGACCTCGTGGTTGCCGCGGCGCGAGCCGTAGGAGTTGAAGTCGCGGCGGGCCACCCCGTGGGCGGCCAGGTAGCGGCCCGCCGGGGAGTCGGCCTTGATGGCGCCAGCCGGGGAGATGTGGTCGGTGGTCACCGAGTCGCCCAGGAGCGCCAGGACGCGGGCTCCGGCGATGTCGCCCACCGGGGCCGGCTCCATGGTCATCCCCTCGAAGAAGGGGGCCTTGCGCACGTAGGTGGACGCCTCGTCCCAGGCGAAGGTCCGCCCCGCCGGGGTGGGCAGGCCGCGCCACCGCTCGTCGCCGGCGAAGACGTCGGCGTAGTCGCGGGTGTACATCTGGCGGTCGATGGTGGCGTCGATGGTGGCCTGGACCTCGGCGGGGTCGGGCCAGATGTCGGCCAGGAAGACGTCACGGCCCTGCGTATCGCGCCCCAGGGGCTGGGTGGCGAAGTCGAAGTCCATGGTCCCGGCCAGGGCGTAGGCGATGACCAGCGGCGGGGAGGCCAGGTAGTTCATCTTGACGTCGGGGTTGATACGCCCCTCGAAGTTGCGGTTGCCGCTGAGCACCGAGACCACCGCCAGGTCGGCGTCGGCCACGGCCGCGCTGACCTCGGCGGGCAGCGGCCCGGAGTTGCCGATGCACGTGGCGCAGCCGTAGCCCACCACGTTGAAGCCCAGCGCGTCCAGGGCCGGCCACAGCCCGGCCTTGGCGTAGTAGTCGGTGACCACCTGGCTGCCCGGCGCCGTGGAGGTCTTGACCCACGGCTTGCTCCTCAGCCCCCGGGCCACCGCGTTGCGGGCCAGCAGGCCGGCGGCCACCATGACCGACGGGTTGGAGGTGTTGGTGCACGAGGTGATGGAGGCGATGGCCACGTGCCCGTGGTCGAGCTCGGTGACCGTGCCGTCGGCCAGGGTCACCGGGGTGGGCCGGTGGGGCTGGGCGGCGTAGGCGGGCAGGGTCGCCTCGAAGGACTCCTTGGAGCGGGAGAGCTCAATACGGTCCTGGGGGCGCTTGGGCCCGGCGATGGAGGGCACCACGGTGGACAGGTCCAGCTCCAGGTACTCGGAGTAGACCGGCTCGCGCCCCGGGTCGTGCCACATGCCCTGCGCCCTGGTGTAGGCCTCCACCAGCGCCACCTGCGCCTCGTCCCGGCCGGTCAGGCGCAGGTAGTCCAGGGTGACCTCGTCAATGGGGAAGATCGCGGCGGTGGAGCCGAACTCGGGGCTCATATTGCCGATGGTGGCCCGGTTGGCCAGCGGCACGGCGGCCACGCCCGCCCCGTAGAACTCCACGAACTTGCCCACCACCCCGTGGGCGCGCAGCATCTGGGTGATGGTGAGCACGACGTCGGTGGCGGTGGCCCCGGCCGGGATGGAGCCGGTGAGCTTGAAGCCGACCACCCGCGGGATGAGCATGGACACGCTCTGCCCCAGCATGGCGGCCTCGGCCTCAATGCCCCCCACGCCCCAGCCCAGCACGCCCAGGCCGTTGACCATGGTGGTGTGGGAGTCGGTCCCCACGCAGGTGTCCGGGTAGGCCTGGACCGTGCGCGCCCCGTCGGGCCCGACCACCTGCCTGGTGAACACGGTACGGGCCAGGTACTCGATATTGACCTGGTGGACGATGCCGGTGCCCGGGGGGACCACCCGGAAGTTGTCCAGCGCCCCCTGCCCCCAGCGCAGGAACTGGTAGCGCTCGGCGTTGCGCTCGTACTCACGCTCCTTGTTGGTCTCCAGGGAGGAGGACAGGCCGAAGGAGTCGATCTGCACGGAGTGGTCGATCACCATCTCAGCGGGCGCCAGGGGGTTGATGACCGCGGGGTCGCCGCCCAGGTCCGCCACGGCCTCGCGCATGGTGGCCAGGTCCACGATGCAGGGCACGCCGGTGAAGTCCTGCATAATCACGCGGGCAGGGGTGAACTGGATCTCGGTGTCCGGCTCGGCGGCGGGATCCCATGTGGCCAGGGCGCGCACGTGGTCGGCGGTGACGTTGGCCCCGTCCTCGGTGCGCAGCAGGTTCTCGGCCAGGACCTTGAGGCAGTAGGGCAGGCGCCCCAGGCCGGGGACGGCCTCCAGGCGGAAGATCTCGTAGTCCGTACCGGCTACGCTCAGGGTGCTGCGGGAGGCGAAGGTATCCAGGCTCACCGGTCTGACTCCTGTTCTGGCAAGGGGATCCTGCTGGCTCAGCAGGCGAGGAACCCCGTCACCATAGCCGACGCCCTGTGACACGGCGTCAACACGGCGTCACGCGGCTCGCTTTACGCAAGCCCGTCCGCGTGCATTCAGCGGGCGGGCCGCAGCCAGCGAGCAGCACCTGGGCGGCTACGAGCTCCCACCCTGGCACCGCTGGCTCCGCGCGTCGCAGCCCACATCGGCCACGGCGGGCACCCCTCGTCCCTCCAGACCCTGTCGAGCACGACGATCGTCTCGGCGCGTACGCCGCTGTCCTGCTCTGCCTCTACCGGCTGTCCGTGGCCCGCAGCGCACGGGTTGCCCGGGGCACCACTGTCGAGCACGATGGACACCTCGACATCGCTCGCCACCGATTCAACGGTAAGGACGAGGACTGAATCGATCTACATCGGTGATGGTATCCGCGTCCTGGACCCCATACCCGAGAGATCCCGCCGCCTGGTACGTGCGCTGGGGGAGTGATTATATCACCCGTCATCAGCCAGGCGTTCCGCCTGCATGTCAAAAAATTGCGCTTCTCCTTCGTATTCCGATGCAATGGCACGGAGGATGGTCGCTGTTCGCGGCCAGCGATTGGCCACTTGTCGGGCCATTCTCGAATACTGACCGCTAAGGTCTCGCTCTTGACTTCCGCCGTCAAACACCCCTCTTAACGACACGCCTCGTCTATTCAGCTTCCCCTTGATGATTCCGGAATCCATTCTTTCGCTCGCTACTTCCTCAACAGCATCGCGCACTGCCACAGCTGGCCAGACGCCATCCGTATCATCAGGGCTGCAAGATAGCACGTGTCCAATCTGAGAATCACCTACATCCAGGCAGTCGCACTGCGCAAGCAAATCACGCGCCTGTTTTACCCAGCCAAGAAGATGGTCCCTGTCAACCGTGCCATCCTCACGAGGCCCCGGAAGTATGCTCCACTCATTCAGGACGTTCCAGGAGCGCCGGGAACAGGCTTCCTTCTGTTCTTTATCGCTACCTTCCATCTCGTCCGGCTCTCGGACGTAGACCGACCTCACCAGCCGAACAAAGTCAGCGGGACTGCCGCCAAGCGCCCTGTAAAGCGCACTGGACGGATTATGGTCGTGGAGAAAATCGAAGAACTGAAATTCTAGGCCTGGAAGGACCGGGTCGTCCGGAGCCTCACGCTCCAGCCACTTTAGCAGTTCCGAGACAGCATACTCAGTATCGTTTACCGGGTTATACGTATCTGCCGCACGGCAAGCAGCACATAGCGCGCTCTTGACGAAGTCAACGTCTAGCTCTTGCCCAGCGTAAAGAATGGTCCACGCAATATCGACGGCCTGCCAGGGACGGTTATGTTCAAGGAATAGCTGGCCAGCTTCGGTGTATGTCTTACCAATGGGCACGGACGACATGAGCAGTTTCTGAGCGTTATCACTGAGAGAGGTTTCCTCAAGTGCTGCTTTCAGCCAGCCGACCCCATGGTTCACCACCTTACACCAGGCATAGGCGATGACAGCGCACCGGAGCTGAGACGACTCAGCATCGAGCCAGACGAGAAGATCTGACCGGCAAACGCCATCGATCTGCGCGAGATGTTCTCCAACAACATTTGGCCGCTTCGCGTTCTCTATGAGGGCCTTTATCGCCTCAATTCCTTGATCGACGGTACACTTTACCGCCTGTCGGCGTTTCTCCTCTAGTCGTTCTTCGAATCCATCGTCACCGTGCTTGAGGCCGTCTATAACCATAAAACTATCCCAATCAAATAGTCGTGAGTTATGACGAGGATCAGTCGACGATTCAAGTTTGGTCGCAATTCCTCTGAGTTCAGCAAGCACAGTATCGGGCATTGCCCAGTCGGCATCAGACAACCGCGTGTGCCGTTCAATGAGATTCGTTAACGCGCTCCACACCCGGTACACCTCGTCGGGTGACCATGACGACCTACATAGTGCATTGCGAAGAGCGTCAATTATTTTGGGACGTTCCGCGGCAAGCGTGTTGCCAATCCTCTCAATAATTTCTACCCATCGGTCTGCCGAGTCTCCAGCCGAGTCAAGAGCAAGGTCAACCAGGCCCTTAACGTATCGATCTAATTCGTCACGCGTGCCACCGTCTTGTGACGGCTCCCAATCCCGATACTGAGGTTTATTAGGAGCCATCATAGTGACCGTGCCACGAGAAGGCCACAGTTTCATTATGAGTTCCCACCCTGTATCAGGGGAAAGCTTGACCGCCCGTCTTATAGCAGTAATCTTGTCCTCCGCAGAAGCGGCTCCGTAAGGAGCGCAACCGGATGTGAATGCATGTAGACTATCCAGAGGGCGGTTCGCCATTCTCCCGCCAGGGTCGATAGCTATAAGCTTCGCGAGCATTGATGTAGCCAGGCCATAATGGTCTGCCGACCAACACAATCTTTCGAGCGCCCACAGGAGATTAGAATGTGGTGACAAGGGTTCAAAAAGCCAGTTTGAATCAGAACTATCTCGAAACAGTGTTCTGACAAGCAGTTTGTCGGCGGTCAGACCTCCCTCTAAAGATTTCAAGAAAACATCGGGCGACGCTTCGGCCAGGAAAGAGAATGACTTGGACAGAACGGCTAGCTTAGCTCCACTTGCATCTTGATAAGCTTGCTGAAACAATAGCTCCACTGTATGATCGACGTAACCTTGGAGGCGTGGTATATTTAGGTTGACTGATGCGGTTGTCGCCGCCAGCGCCAGCCCCTCAGCGACATGCCTTTGTAACGTGTCTGAATAGCGCGGCTTCATGCCCCGAAGCTGTGCGACAAAACGTTCGTTGGTTGTCAGATTAGCAAATGGATCGTCGATCAGCAGCACGTCGAGCACGAACTTATCCCAACGCGCAAGGATATCAGAATCCAACTCAGGGAGTAGTAGCTCAGCTGCTTCTGCTGGGTTTGTAAGACGCCAGTCCCCTCCTGATTGCACGAACGGCGCATCTGGGTAGTTACAGAGATCCTTCAGGAGGCAAGTGATCTCCTTAAACGGCAAGCCAACAAACTCTTCGACCCCCCGCTTATCATCGTCCTTGCTGTCGTCCCAAGAACCCACAAGGACTAGTGGAGCCAATACGGCAGCTTTCTTTGCGCTTTGCACCCATTCGGGTTTCTCAAACGAAGGATTACGAGACACCGAGCGCAGAAAAGCTGGAATACTCCGTCGGGCGAGTGCCACTACATGTTCGGGGCGACGCAGACCTAGTTTTTGCAGTACCTCAACTGCCGTAGCCCTTCCAATCTTCGGAAGTTCTATAGCATCTTCATCGCGACGAACGCATGAATCTCTTCCCGCGACGAGTACGACGCGATGCCCATGAGTCACGGCATGCAAATCTGGATGATTGAATGTGGGTATCAGGAGTTCTCTTGTAGGAGACATCGCCAACTGGTGCCATGCATCCGGAGTTGCAACGACCATTGCCAGTTCGAGAAGATCGGGAGCGTCCACCAACGCCGCGTAAATGAATGCCAACGACTCGTCGACACAGGACGACTTAACGACAGGAATCGTATCGCCGGAACCTGCCGACAGTAACAGACTTACTAACTTATCGCTCTGGGACTTGCGGCCCGCCGTATAAAACTCGGGCGGAATGCTGATCTTTGAATTTCCTTGGAAGGATTCCCACCAATTTTGTAGGGTGCTGACTGCCCGAGGACGGCGGCCCAGTCGTTCTGAGATCCAATAGTGTACCGAGGGTGTATCCTGCAACCAGCCCTCGAGGACATGTGCATCGATAGACTTGACTTGCGCAAAAATCCCGTCGTTAGTACGGTTAACTTCCCACTTCTGTGCGTCCGGCCAGTTCCGCGGCGTTGCGAAAACGAATACATAGTCACCTGTCATCCTCTTATCGTTGGCGCGCTTTTTATAGTCACTTTCCGCTTTTTTCTTTGAGTCCTTGCCTGTCCCGAACTCGAAACGCAATTTCCCTGCGGGGAGAAAGGATGAGCCGGTAGAGTCGGCGGTGCCGTCCCATCCCGGCGCAGATGTGCCTTCGTGGGCGCGGATGTCTATGTTTGTAATTCCAGGAGTCTGGGCAAGCAGTCGCCGCATTAGTTCTGGGAACGCCTGCTTGGCGTCGCCCCTGTCCGCCCACTGATTCAACTCGGCCGCCGAAATCAGCTCAGGATTGTCAACGCTCAAGGCGGGAGAAATGGCTCGCGGAGGGGTGGGGTTACTGTTGCTCATCGCACGACCTTTTTGTGCGGTAGACGTCCGTCACGTTCTCATACTTTTTGGCGCGTACGGCGGTCGCCATCTTCTGAATGGTCGTCACGACGAGCCGCGCCGAGTCGTCCTTGAGCTGGCTCACGAGCACGCGCGTCGAGGTGGGCATGCCTGCGCAGTCCTTCTCGAAGCTGTTGCACTCAGCCACCGTCTGGTCGTCGATATCCTTGCGGTCGATGAGGAACACGACCTTATCCACCCTCGACTCGTCGCGCAGCAGCTGGACAAGCTTGAACGAAGTTAGGGTCTTACCCGAGCCGGTGCAGGCGAACACGTATCCGTTTTGGTTCGACTCCAGCACGCGCCTCTTGGCAGCCTTGACCGCGTAAATGCGGTAGCGGTTTATCTCGTACTCGCTCACATGCGCCATGCACCTCACCTCCCTAGCTTGCCGGTACCTGACGATGGTGCCGCGGTCTAGCGGCTTGCCCTCCACCGGACCGGTGGGGAGCGCCGACACCTACATTTTACGGGATTACCGGGTCAGGACGGCGACCGCCTCCAGGTGGTGGGTGTGGGAGAACATGTCCAGGGCGGCCAGGTCCCCCAGCCTGAACCCCAGGCCCAGGAAGGCGGCCAGGTCCCGGGCCAGGGCGGCCGGGTCGCAGGCCACCAGGACCACCCGGGAGGGACCCAGCGCGGCCACGGCCTCCACCACCCGCCGCCCGGCCCCCCGCCGCGGGGGATCCAGGACGACGACGTCGGCCCCCCGCCCCCGGCCGGGTCCGAAGGAGCTCCCCAGCTCGGTGACCGAGTCCGCCGTGACGGCCCCGGTCACCAGGCGGGCGTCGGGGTGGTCGTGGAGGTTCCTGCGGGCGTCGGCCACGGCCTGGGCGGATCCCTCCAGGCAGGTCACCCGGGCCCCCAGGGCGGCCAGCGGCAGGGTCAGCAGCCCCGAGCCGGAGTACAGCTCCAGGACCCGCAGCCCGTCGGCCCTCAGGGCGCCGGGGCCCGGGTGGCCGCCCGCCGCGGTGGGGTGGTCCTCCACCACCGCCCGCACCACCCGCTCGGTCAGGACCCGGGGCGCGTCCCGGTGGACCTGCCAGAAGCCGCCCACGTGGACGTGGTAGCGCAGCTCGCCCAGCCCCAGGGCGGTGGCGTCCACGACCTCGGTGACCCGCCTCCGGCCGGTGGGACGGGCCCGGGCGGTGAGGACCTCCTCGCCGACGACGACCAGGGGCTCGCCGGTGCTGGGTGCCACCGCCGTGAGGCGGGCACCGGGACGGTAGTGGTGGCGCCACCGCCGGTCCTGGGTCAGGCCCAGCTGCTGGATCGGCGCGACCGCCAGGGGCAGCTGCCGGACCTCCAGGACCTGCCCGGAGCGGAAGCCGTGCATACCGGCCCGCCCCTGGGCGGTGACCTCCAGGGACACGCGCGTGCGCGTCCGGGTGCCCGCCCGGGCCCGGGTGCGGGGGTCGTCACTGGCCTGCGCGGCCAGCTCGGAGGGCAGGGCCTCCACGGCCACGGCCTGCCCCGGGGCCGCCCCGGGCAGGGCCTCCACGGCCTGGACGACGTCGCCTCCCCCGATCCGCCGCAGGCAGTCGGCCAGCACCCAGCGCTTCCAGGTGCGCTGGGCGCCCAGGGCCACGTGGGAGAGCTCGCCGCCGCCCACGCCCCCCGGGCCAGCCTCCGCCCACACCGGGCTCACCCGGTCCGGTGAGGCCCGGAGGACCTCGACGGCCTCGGCGTACCAGACCCTGGAGGCCCTGGCGGTTACCCGGGCCCGGACCCTCTCCCCGGGCAGGCAGTGGCGGACCAGGACCACCACGCCCGTGGGGTCGTCGTCCTTGCGGGCCACGCAGAAGCCTCCGTGGGCGGGGGCACCGGCGTCCAGCTCCAGCAGCTCGGGGGCTGTCCCGCCCCCGCCGGGGGCCTGGGGGCAGGGCCGTGGGCGGGCGGGCGCGGCGGACGGGGTGGGGGTCATGGCTGCTCCTCGTGAGGCAGGGGGGCCAGGCGGCTGGCGTCGGCGTCACGGGAGGCGACGTCGGCGTCCTGGATGTCGGTACGGCTCCGGGAGGTACGGCTCAGGCGGGCCCCCTCCCCCAGGCCCAGCTGCCAGGGCACGGAGGCCACGACCACGCCGGGGGTGAACAGGAGCGCCGTCTTGATCCGCAGCGCCGTCTGGTTGTGCAGGACCTGCTCCCACCAGTGGCGCACCAGGTACTCCGGCAGGAAGACCACCACCAGGTCGCGGGGGGACTCCCGGCGCACGCTGCGCACGTAGGAGACGATGGGGCGGGTGATGTCACGGAAGGGCGAGTCCAGGACCGTCAGCGGCACCGGCAGCTCGGCGTCGTCCCAGGCGTCCAGCAGCTCCTCGGCCGCGCCGTTGCCGGTGTCCACCGTCACCGCCTCGATGGAGGTCGGGTGGGTGGACTGGGCGTAGGTCAGGGCCCGCAGGGTGGGCTGGTGGAGGCGTGAGGCCAGGACGATGGCGTGGACGTGGGCGGGCAGGACCCGAGAGTCGTGGAGGTCGGCCACGGCCACCTCCTCCGCCACCCGCTGGTAGTGGCGCCGGATACGGTTCATGACCAGGTAGAGGAAGCCCATGATCGTCAGGGTGACCCAGGCACCCCGGGTGAGCTTGGTGACCAGGACGATGACCAGCACCAGGCCGGTGCCGGCCACCCCCACGGCGTTAATGACCCGCGAGCGCCGCATCCGTGAGCGCGACCGGGCGTCGGTGACGGTGGCCAGCTCGCGGGTCCAGTGGCGCACCATGCCGACCTGGGACAGGGTGAA
Protein-coding regions in this window:
- a CDS encoding variant leucine-rich repeat-containing protein, giving the protein MTASPSSPADPPGPSSQPSPTNSGAAGSDADADRLAASSPSTPAAELARIAASRPDLHPALATNPATYPDLVDWLRTSPDPAVQTALTQRTAAPAQPEPTQAAPAQAKAPAKTTDAPTNPSTSTAPAPTAKTKRKTRLPRPAVIAVVLVTVLVLSSAAWAGIRFLGAGSSPVSGPAENASKTPSAGPTTNVAVPDAAWADGAHEAWSLDAGEKERTSITVVDDQLFVTTYTPESTPASMIAYSISGAEPEKQWETQMRDMEGYQRGVWGDYLIVGGELISRSDGQNTRAPWSDPDVLIVINDTAIACRKSNACEAWRSSDPASRVWSITAEGWQALLGIDGMRFDSRTNVHAGERTIIALSPKTLVDVDTGETFDLSSDDYTSVTATTDGWVAYNGSEYTILSPTGEKKDTFRAGSGWDPDKQFGATPSQEWPSSEQYRGHVEEGDLSWAEASVSYTGLGKDGCDVSISFDGTTIESRIESTGTNCMTYPSVYSPSEGGEVMMALLDSPFSPESARIMKAWTLADQREITFPGSNTEKSIFYLANPSLIIALDYQSGRVTAYAPGKG
- the acnA gene encoding aconitate hydratase AcnA gives rise to the protein MSLDTFASRSTLSVAGTDYEIFRLEAVPGLGRLPYCLKVLAENLLRTEDGANVTADHVRALATWDPAAEPDTEIQFTPARVIMQDFTGVPCIVDLATMREAVADLGGDPAVINPLAPAEMVIDHSVQIDSFGLSSSLETNKEREYERNAERYQFLRWGQGALDNFRVVPPGTGIVHQVNIEYLARTVFTRQVVGPDGARTVQAYPDTCVGTDSHTTMVNGLGVLGWGVGGIEAEAAMLGQSVSMLIPRVVGFKLTGSIPAGATATDVVLTITQMLRAHGVVGKFVEFYGAGVAAVPLANRATIGNMSPEFGSTAAIFPIDEVTLDYLRLTGRDEAQVALVEAYTRAQGMWHDPGREPVYSEYLELDLSTVVPSIAGPKRPQDRIELSRSKESFEATLPAYAAQPHRPTPVTLADGTVTELDHGHVAIASITSCTNTSNPSVMVAAGLLARNAVARGLRSKPWVKTSTAPGSQVVTDYYAKAGLWPALDALGFNVVGYGCATCIGNSGPLPAEVSAAVADADLAVVSVLSGNRNFEGRINPDVKMNYLASPPLVIAYALAGTMDFDFATQPLGRDTQGRDVFLADIWPDPAEVQATIDATIDRQMYTRDYADVFAGDERWRGLPTPAGRTFAWDEASTYVRKAPFFEGMTMEPAPVGDIAGARVLALLGDSVTTDHISPAGAIKADSPAGRYLAAHGVARRDFNSYGSRRGNHEVMIRGTFANIRLRNLLLDGVEGGYTRNFLTGEQESIFDASQAYQAAGVPLVVLGGKEYGSGSSRDWAAKGTALLGVKAVIAESFERIHRSNLIGMGVVPLQFPAGESAASLGLEGTETFTVTGLTALNDGVTPRTVKVEAAKADGSVVSFDATVRIDTPGEADYFRNGGILQYVLRGLARGESA
- a CDS encoding DEAD/DEAH box helicase family protein, yielding MSALPTGPVEGKPLDRGTIVRYRQAREVRCMAHVSEYEINRYRIYAVKAAKRRVLESNQNGYVFACTGSGKTLTSFKLVQLLRDESRVDKVVFLIDRKDIDDQTVAECNSFEKDCAGMPTSTRVLVSQLKDDSARLVVTTIQKMATAVRAKKYENVTDVYRTKRSCDEQQ
- a CDS encoding class I SAM-dependent RNA methyltransferase, translating into MTPTPSAAPARPRPCPQAPGGGGTAPELLELDAGAPAHGGFCVARKDDDPTGVVVLVRHCLPGERVRARVTARASRVWYAEAVEVLRASPDRVSPVWAEAGPGGVGGGELSHVALGAQRTWKRWVLADCLRRIGGGDVVQAVEALPGAAPGQAVAVEALPSELAAQASDDPRTRARAGTRTRTRVSLEVTAQGRAGMHGFRSGQVLEVRQLPLAVAPIQQLGLTQDRRWRHHYRPGARLTAVAPSTGEPLVVVGEEVLTARARPTGRRRVTEVVDATALGLGELRYHVHVGGFWQVHRDAPRVLTERVVRAVVEDHPTAAGGHPGPGALRADGLRVLELYSGSGLLTLPLAALGARVTCLEGSAQAVADARRNLHDHPDARLVTGAVTADSVTELGSSFGPGRGRGADVVVLDPPRRGAGRRVVEAVAALGPSRVVLVACDPAALARDLAAFLGLGFRLGDLAALDMFSHTHHLEAVAVLTR